The Candidatus Omnitrophota bacterium nucleotide sequence TGGGAGCAAGTCCCCAAGTCCCCAAATCCCCAAGTCCCCCTGTTCCATAGTCCCAAAATCAAATCCCTGCTGGACGTTCGATCTTGACTTTCTGTCCCGAAGCGAGGGCTTCTTGTCCGCGGATGCACGCCAGAGCGGCTAGCGTACCCCGCACGCCGTCGCAGAGGTTCGGCGCACCGGTGCGAATCGTATGGGCAAAGCCTTCGAGTTCCCAACGGTAAGGATCGTAGGGGGAGAAACTGGCCGATCCGCCGCCGCCCGTCGCCGCTCCGCCCGTATTGTGCGCTTGGAAAGCGGCTCCGGCGGCGTCTTCTTTCGCAATTTCGACCTTAGTCTCTTGGCCCGCTTTTTTGGATTTGGTCTCATCCCAGCCGCTTTCCCAGAAGAGATAGGTTTCATTTTCGTTGCTGAGAATGATAGTGGCGCGGGTTCCCATGATCTGCTCGTAGTAGTTGTCGAAACGGTTGCTTTGAATGGCGGAATACGTAACCGTTCGTTTGTTGCTATACTCGTAAATGGCATAGATGTGATCGTCTACGTCGCGGTCGTCCACCGTATAGCCGCGATGCTCCGCCCGTTTGGCTTCGTCGCCGATGGAGGTGTAATCCGGTAGCATATCCTGATCCAACTGCGATTTGCATTTGCCGCCGGAAGCCTGGACGGCTATGGGAGCCTCGTCGCCGAAGAACCAGTTGGTAATAGCGAGTTGATGGCTGGCCAATTCCGTCCACATTCCGCGAGATACGGGAGAATACCAGCGCCAGTTGACAAGCTGCTGGATGTCTTTATATCCGTATTTCGTAGGATCCATAGCTAAAAGTTCTTGTTTCAAATCGGGATTGACGTGAATCCAATAGTTCCAGTCCGTATTGCGATGCCACAATCCGCGAATGTGATATACGTTGCCCAATAAGCCTTCAGCGAACATGCGGTAGGCGTCCCAATATAACGGATTGTAAAAGCGTTGATGGCCTACTTGCAGATTGAGATTCTTCTCGCGGGCGATTTGAACCGCTTTCGCGCATTCCTCGACTTCGAACGCCATTGTCTTCTCCGTGAAGACGTGCTTTCCGGCTTCCAAGGCTCTGATCGCCATCGGCCCGTGATATTTCAAAGGCGAAGCGATCAAAATGGCTTCCACTTCAGTATCCTCGAGCATCTGATCGTAGGATTCGTAAGCTTTGGGATTGGGGGAATGGCCGGATTGCTTAATAGCATCCAGCCCCAGTTTCATATTGTCGGGGCGGATGTCGTATGAACCGATCAAATACATATATTTCGGCGTGGAGTTGGTGATGAGAACGCGGCCTTCCATGCCGGTTCCGATAATGGCGGCTTTGACCGGTCCCGCATTAGTGGCGGTATAAGCGAAACCCGCGAGAGGAGGCAGCGTAGCAACCGCCTTGAGAAAATTACGTCTGCCGATAAATTTCTGTTCTTCTGTTAACTGCATGATTCGATCCTTTCCCAATATATTTTCTAGGGTTAATTATTTTCTGTTTTTTACTGAACCGGCTGTAACTGTTCCGCATCGGGGCCGGCGACGGTTTTATGGCGGCGGAGGAATTGACGGATATACGGATCGAATCCGACGATTTGGCCGGTATTGATCGTAAGCAAAGCTAATAGCGCCAATAATTCCACTAAGTTCTTATTGACGATCAAGTAATTTCCTTCGTTGCCGATCATCATTTTCCCCGCCCATTGGGCATGATGCAGCCAGGATTCGTACTGAATCCAAGGAGACGCGCTGGCGGAGATAGCCGCCTTCATGGTTTCCGGCGTTACGAATGTAAGATCGAACGGCGGCGCGGCGCAATAAAACATAGTCAGCAAAACAACGCCGACCAAGCAGGACAAGCGGGTAAACAAGCCCAGCATCAATCCCAGACCCACAAGAAATATCGCCCACGGCATCATGAAATTCGTGAACGCCATCAAACTCTCGTTAGCCGCCATCTGGTTGAAATAAGGAGAAAACGGGCCCCAAGACCCCGTCAAATAGGGCGCGGCCGACCATGTGGGATGCGCGAGTTTTACCCAGCCCTCGCGCAGAAAATGCCAGCCGATCCCGATTCGCAGCAAGACGAAGAAAAATTGCTGCGCGCATGTCAGACGATATCGCGGTTCTTTGTTTGACACGATTTTATCAATACCTCCACGCAATCTGTGTTGAAATTGGACGCAATAATTTCCGAGCGGCCCTTATCGTCCGGCATCGGTATCAAAATCGCGCCTATATCCTTATCCTTACGATTTTCACAATATTCGAGAGTTTTCTCAACCCCCATCACGCAAAAAGCCGTCGAAAGAGCCTCCGCCAAAGCGGCGGTCGGCGCCACGACGCTCACGCTGAATACCTTGCAAGACGGCCAACCGGTGCGGGGATCGATGATATGGCCGTACCGTTTCCCCTCATGCAAAAAAAATTGCTCTTCGCTTCCCGAGGAGGAAAAGCCTTGGTTTTTCAATTGCAATCGGGCGATAGGACGCTCGCAGTCGAAGGGATTGCGGACGTCGATTTGCCAGGACTCCTTCCAGGCGGGCGCTCCGGAAGCCAGCACGCTGCTGAATCCGCCGTTGAGGAGAACGTCTTTCAATCCGCGATCCCGCGCGATTTTCATGGCGTGATCCAATGCGAGGCCTTTGCCGATGCTGGCGGGAGTGATTTCGATATCCGGCTTCGTAAACTGGATCGTCTTCCTCTCTTCGTCCAACGCAATGCCATCCATGCCGATCCGCTTTTTCGCCGCTTCGATGTCTTCGGGATGAGGGATGACTCCTTTTCTTTGAAAAAAACCCCAACAGCGGGACAACGGCGTCGTTGTGATGTCGAACGCCCCTTCCGTCTCCCGATGGATGCGTTTGGCAAGCTTCACCATCTCGGCGATTTCCTCGCCTACCGGAACCGGTTCGAGAGCCGCTCTTTCGTTGACCTCTTTCAGCTCGCTTCTTCCCCGCCAGATGTTCAGCAAATAGTCGAAACGGTCGATTTCGTCGAGAACGTACATCCCCGTCTCGCGGGCTTGCGCTTTTTCATAGGTCCCGAATATCACTTCGAAATGGCTCGCCATCGCTTCCCGTCTCATGCGGACGTAAGACCGGTCGAGTCCAAGAAACGCGAGGGGATTTTTTAAATCGAGCGCTTCGGCGGCTTGCCCGGCGAGTTTTTTAAACCCTTCGCTGAAAAAACTTCTCCGGTTGGTAGGCATGGCGCGTCTCAAGGCGATATCCTTTCCCGGCGGATGAAAAATCGGATAGAGATTATTGTATCCATCTACCCCCTATTTCGTAAGAACGGCTCTTTCCCCCTTTTTTTCGATAGAAAGAACGCAACAATCCATAAAGAGAAAACTTCATAAGATGACTTCTGCGCCGACTTGAAAACGCATGATCCATATTACAATACGAGATGCAGGATTAATTAATTCAAGACGCTTTTCCTTAAAACCATGAATCCTATCGTTGCGATCGAACGATGCGATAGCTATCGATTGTCCGCCGTGCGCGGCGCTGTGGAAAACGCTTTGGCGCCCTTGGGCGGGATGCCCGCCTTCGTAAAGCGCGGCGATCGCGTATTGTTGAAACCCAATCTGCTTTTCGCCAAACCGGCGGAAATGGCGGTAACCACTCACCCGGCGCTGGTGGAAGCCGTCGCTTTGATGGTCTTGGACTGCGGAGGAATTCCCGTCATTGGCGACAGCCCCCCTATGACAAGCGCCCTCCGCGCCGCGCGCGCCTGCGGCGTCGCCGCCGCCGCCCAGCGTTGCGGCGTTGAAATTGTCGAATTCCGCCATCCCGCTTCCGTTTTCCGCCGTCAACCGATTCTTACGGCAGGCGTCGCCGTTCCCCAGATGGAAAAAAGTCTGTTGGAAATGGACGTCATTATCAACCTTCCCAAATTCAAAAGCCATCAGCAAATGCTTCTTACCTGCGCCGTTAAAAATCTCTACGGCTGCGTCGTCGCCCGCCGTAAAGCCTTTTGGCACTTCCGCCTGCGCCGGAATCCACTTCTCTTCGCCGAAATGCTTCTCGCCCTCCTGGAAAGAATCTCGCCGGAATTGACTATCGTAGATGCTGTCGTTGGCATGGAGGGAAATGGACCGGGACATGGCCAACCCAAACCGATAGGCCTAATCCTCGCCGGACGAAACGCCATTGCGATCGATCGAGTCGCCGCAGAAATCGTCAACATCCCTTGGAAGGAACATTTCGTGTTGAACGCCGCCGAACATTTGGGATTCGACGGCGTCGATCTAAAAAATATTCGAGTGGAAGGTCTTCCCTTAGATGAGGCTCGCGTGGAAGCGTTCCAAATCCCCGATCTTTCTCCCATCGGTTTTTCCATCGCTCACTTGATAAAGGGATTGATAAAGTATATTAGATATCGTCTAGTTTCCAAAACCAAAAGCGTTCATTGACTTTATTTATACTAAAATTTTACGCTTTGCTACTATTCATTACCGAATAAATCGATGTTATTATAGAGTTTAATTTCAAAATGTTTTCGCTATGCATCTGTTCGATAAGGAAATAATGGATGGGAGATAGGTTTGGATAATAATAATCGCTTCACTCAATCCATCTCCATTAACGCTATCAATTTGAGTTTTTGATTGTATTCATCCGGTGATTGACGTATGCAAGAAGGAACCATTTTGATCGTTGACGACGAGGAAATGATCCGCGATCTCCTTGTCGATATGCTTACCGAATCGGGCAACTATCGCATTTTCACAGCCGTCAATGGCAAGGAAGCTCTCGATATCGCCTTTCGGGAAGAAGTGGATTTAGTTCTGACCGACTTGCGGATGCCGGTTATGGGCGGGATGGAGTTGCTGGCGGAATTGCGCAAACGCCAGCCGGAAATCGCCGTCGTCATCCTCACCGGATTCGGACGGCGGGAAGACGTCATCGAAGCCTTGCGGCTTGGCGCTTCCAATTTTCTCATGAAGCCGCAAGAAGTGGAGATGATTAACACCATTGCTTCCAAAATTCTCCGAATGCGGTTCAAAGAGAAATTGGAACAGCGAATTTTCGATTATTTCGTAGAAGAAGATCAGCTTTACTACATTCCCAGCGATCCTAAATTCACATTGCCCCTCATCGATCTCATTACGGAAAAAATCGCCAAGATCGGCATCTGCGACCAATCCGAATTGATGAATACCCGCCTAGCGCTCGATGAAGCCCTGACCAACGCCATCGTTCACGGCAATCTGGAAATCGACTCCAACTCCAAAGGCGCCACGCTGGAAGAATTGATTCAATTCAACGAACTCGTCAAAACCAAAATCTCGCTTGAGCCATACTGTTCCCGCATCGTGAAAGTTGGCGCCCGCATGACGAAAAAAAAAGCCGTCTTTACCATCGAAGACGAAGGCAAGGGATTCGACTGGAAAGAGACCACAATCGACAAGGAAATCGACGAAATGCTCGTCAACCATGGCCGAGGATTAATTCTGATCCGTGCTTTTATGTCCCAGGTCGATTTTAACGAAAAAGGGAACCAGATTACGATGATTAAAGAAAAATCCGATTGATTCTTTAGCCTGAGTCATGACGGCCAGGATGAAAGGATAGACAGGATAGAGCGATGGCGCTTCACGGGCTTCCAGCCTGCAGTTTATCTCGTCCAGGCTAGAAGCCCGTACCACAAGAAATTGATTAATTGCCGTTTCGTCATAAAAGGTTTTTCTCTGTGAAATCCAAAATCACCCATGATATCCGTGATTCGAAATTTCGTGTAATTCGCGCCCTTTCGCGTTTTCACGATTCAAAAACGCAGTCTTAGGAATTCTATTCCCGTTTTTCGCAATTTCATAAAAACTTTCCTTTCCCCCCATCGGATGCCTTATCCGCAAATCTTGCGCAAAATGGCATTTCACGGCACTATTACTATCGTTTTTCAAAATCGCGTTTGATCTTTCGTTCCGGAAGCCAACGAAATGATTTCGCTAGGCGCTCCTAGCGGAATTCTTGCGTTACTTAATCCGGACAGAATCGTTTAAGAAACCCATGTTGTAATTATTTTTTATTCAAGCCTGTTGTTACTCCACTACTTCTCATAACAAAGGTAAGAGGAGAGCCATGATTGTTGCAGAAAATTTAAAAAAAGTATTCAGCCGCGTCACTGCCATCGACGACGTATCGTTCGAAATGGCCGAAGGGGAAATTCTCGGTTTCCTCGGACCGAACGGCGCGGGAAAGACGACGACCATGAGGATTCTCACCGGCTATTCCCCCCCCACCAGCGGGCGGGCGATCGTCGGCGGCCATGATGTGCGCACCGCGCCGCTGGAAGTGAGAAAAATCATCGGTTATCTTCCGGAAAACACCCCGCTCTACCTGGATATGGACGTCCTCAGTTATCTCGGCTTCGTCGCCCAGGTGAAAAACATCGCGCCCGGCGACCGCGCCGCTTCCATCCGCGAAGCGATGGACGAAACGGGAATTTCGGACGTAGCCCAACGCACCGTGGGAAAATTATCCAAGGGATACCGCCAGCGGGTGGGACTCGCCCAAGCCTTGTTGGGAAATCCTAAAGTGCTGATTCTCGACGAACCCACCGTCGGTCTCGATCCCAACCAGATTCGCGAAATCCGCCAGCTGATTAAAAACATGTCCGGCAAGCGCACCGTCATTTTGTCCACCCACATTTTGCCGGAAGTCAGCATGATTTGCGACCGCGTGCTCATCATTCACGAAGGCCGCATCGTGGCGTCCGACGCCGTCGGCGAACTGTCGCGGCGCCTCGCCAAATCCACCATCATCCGCCTGGTGCTGCGGGCGCCCAGCAGCGAGATCAACGACGCCCTCTCCGATTTAAAAGGCGTTCAGAAGATCGAAAGTTCCGAATTGCCGGATCGCGGATTCTGCCAGGTCATGATCGAAGCCAATCCGCAATTCGACATCCGTCCCGACATCGTCAACCGGGTCGCCGGCCGCGGTTGGCCTTTATACGAAATCCGTTCGATGGATCCCACGCTGGAAGACATCTTCGTGGAAATCATCGCCGGCGAAAATAAGGAGGCGTGAAATGAAAAACGCTTGGGCCATCTACAAACGCGAGCTGCGCGCCTACTTCTTTTCGCCTCTCGCCTACGTCATGTACGTTCTCTTCCTCGTCGTCTGCGCCGTCTTCTTTAACATGTACTTCTCCATGTACATCCGTTGGAGCCAAATGGCCATGATGCAGCGGCAGATGGGAGCGCCCCAGCTGCCCAATTATACGGAAACGGTTCTCTTGGGCATCACCGGCGTGATGACTTTCATCCTGCTCTTCATCGTTCCCATGATCTCCATGCGCCTCTTTGCGGAAGAGAAAAAACTGGGCACTCTCGAATTGCTCTTTACCTATCCGATTAAAGATATCGAAGTTTTAATGGGCAAATTCCTCGCCGCTTTGACGGTGCTTATCGGAATGCTCACTCTCACCTTCGTTTACGTCCTTCTGTCCAATATCGTTGTGGCGGATCAAACGTACATTCCCGCCGTCCTCGCATCCTACCTGGGCGTGCTTTTGGTAGGATCCGCTTTTCTTTCGCTGGGCATCTTTGCCTCGGCGTTGACGGAGAACCAGATCGTCGCCGGCATGGTTTCCTTTACCTCCCTGCTAGTGCTGTGGATGATCGGCTTCGTCGATGAAATCCAACCGAATACGTTTTTGGGTAAAATTTGCAACGAGATTTCCGTTTACGCCCATTTCGACGAATTCGGCAAGGGAGTCATCACGACGGGGCACGCCGCCTATTACATCCTCTTCTCCGTTTTCTTTCTCTTTTTCACGCTGCGCATACTCGAATCCAACCGGTGGAGGGGATAAATCATGTCATCCAAAAATAACGTTTTAGGAATTTTAGGAATCGTTCTCGCCGCTCTTGGATTGCTCGTCTGGGTTATCCGTATGGAACTGGTCGCCTACGCCGCGGCGCCGCTGGCGCTGGGCGGCGTCCTGATCCTGATTTACGCCGCTATGAACATCAATTTTCTTATGGAAAAACTCACAGGCCGCGCCGCGATGGAAGGCGCCAACATGGCTGTCTCCATCGCCGTCTTCCTGGCCATCGTGATTTTCCTGGAAATGCTTTTCGCCAATCACAGCGCCCGCTTCGATATGACGGAAGCGAAAAAATTCAGCCTGGCGGATCAGACTATCAACATGGTGAAGGGATTGAAAGAGCCGATTCACGCTTTGTTCCTTATCAATCCCCAAACTCCCCGCCAGACCGAACAGGCGAAAGACCTCCTTGCGTTATACGCCTTCTATTCGAATCAATTCACCTATGAACTGCTCGATCCGGAAAAGAATCCGGAAAAAGTGGAAAAATTGGCGCCCGTCACGTTAGGCGCCATCTACGTCAGCGCCAAGGAAGAACGCCGGGAAAAAGTCGATCCCGTCAACGAAAATACGCTTACCAACGCCTTGATGAAACTGATCAAAACCAGCCAGAAAGTGATCTATTTCACGACGGGCCATACCGAACGCTCCATTTCCAGCGAAGAGGAGGAAGGCATCAGCGGCATCAAGCAATTGATCGAAGAAGAAGGCTACAAAGTGCAAGAGCTGCAACTCTTCAATACCGGCGAAGTTCCCAACGACGCCGCCATGGTCGTCATCGTCCGCCCCAAGACGCCCTTCTTCGAACCGGAAATCACCGCCCTGCAGAACTATCTGAGTTATGGAGGCAAACTCATCGCCCTCATCGATCCGGAAACAAACTCCGGGTTGGAAAAGTTCCTGGACGAGAATTACGGCGTGGTTTTGGGCAACGATTGGATCGTGGAAAACAATAAAATGCTGCAACTCTTCGGCGGCAGCCCCATCGCTCCGCTCATCGCCGAACTGGGCGATCACGAAATCACTCGCGCCTTCGGCAACTCGGTTCCGGGCATCGTTTTTCCCATCGTCCGCAGCGTCACCCCGAAATCGCCCCTGCCGGAGGGCGTAAACGTTACGGAACTGGTTAAAACCAGCAAGATGAGCTGGGCGGAAACGAATATCAAGAAGTTGATGGATGAGAAGCAGGCGTTATTGGATGAGGGCGAGGACAAAGCCGGTCCCGTCGCCATCGCCGTCGCCGTCACCATGCCCGCCAAAGTGAAAATCGCCGAAGTCACGGAAGAGAAAAAGACGGATGCCGAAAATCCCGAGGAGAAAAAGGAAGAGCCGGAAACCCGCCTCATCGTCTTCGGCGATTCCGACTTTATCAACAATCAGCAATACATGCGCGGCTTGGATTTATTAATGAATTCCCTCAACTGGCTTAGCAAGCAGGAAGACATGATTTCCATTCGCCCCAAGGACGATAAGGGGGAAGCCATCATTGTCACGCCGGTTCAAGCCAATCTCGTCTTCTATACCTCCCTCGTCGCTCTGCCGAGTTGCGTCGCCATTTTCGGCTTCGTAATTTGCCTGATGAAGCGATTCCGCGGTTGAAAGGAGAAGGATGAATGAAACGCAATCTCGTTCTGCTCGTTATCGCCGCCGTTATCGCCTTGCTCTATTTTTGGGATGTGAAACGGCAAGAACAAAAAAAAGAATTGGAAGAAAAAGATAAAGAGATTATCGCCTTGAAACAAGACGAGGTGAAAGAAATCTCCATCGTCAACAAGGAAGGAACTTTCAAGGCCGTCATGGACGGAGAAAATTGGCGTATGGTGCAGCCGTTCGAAACCGGCGGCGATAAAAGCGCCTGGGACAACATCGCCCGCAGCATCACCGACGGCCAAAAACAGCGCGTCATCGACGAAAATCCCAAAGACATCGGCGTCTTCGGCCTCAAGGAACCCACGCTGCAAGTTACGGTCTCCGGCGTCAACGGCGCCACGGCTTCTACGCTCCTTTTTGGGAAAGCCACTCCCACATCCGGAAAGTATTACGCCTTGGTGAAAGGAAGCAGCGAAGTCGTTACCGTCTACAGCAGCATGTATACCAGCGGTGACAAGAAACTCTTCGACCTGCGCGACAAAACCATCGTCGATATCGACGCGGCGAAAGTCCAACGGTTCGAAGTCGATCAACCCGGCCTAAAACTCAAAGCCGACCGCAAAGGCGAAGACGAATGGACGATCACCGAACCCGTTCTAGCCCGCGCCGATTCCACGAAGATTCAAGACATGCTTAGCAAAATCAAAAACGGCAAGATCAAGCAATTCATCGACGAGCATCCCGACAACTTGGCCGCCTACGAACTGGTGCAACCCGCCACCCGCCTGGTTTTCTGGACAGGCGAAAAGGCCAACGAATCCAGCTGGTCGTCCCGCGCTCTGCTCATTGGTTGCACCAGTACAACTGATAACGTATACGCCATGCGCGAAGGCCAGAAAAACGTCTTCGCCATCGATCCCAAAGACTTGGATAAAGTGCCCTACGACGTCCTTTCCCTGCGCATGAAGAAAATTTCTTCCCTGCGTTCGTGGGATATCAAAAACGTAAAGGTTTCCGCCGCCAGCGAAACCATTTTCGAAGCTACTAAATCCAGCGGCGATTGGTATCTGCTGCCCAAAGAAGAAGGCGGAAAACTGGCGAAAGCGGAATATTCCCCCATGATGGATTTCGTGCGGGAAGCCGTCGATCTGGAAATCGCACAATTTTTGGATGACGCAACGAAAACCGCCGATCTCAGCCAACCCGTTCTTACGATAGAACTCAAGACGGACGCCAAAAGCGAAACGATCGCGCTGGCGGGACCCAAACCCTCCAGCGACGGGATTTCTTATTACTTCGGCATGAGAAAAGAACCGGATGAGGTTTACGCTTTAAATCAGGATAAAGTGGAAAAAATCATCCAAATGGCGCACAGCGTAAAAGCGGAAGAGACGCCAACCCCCACGCCGGAACCGGAAAAAAAGGCGGAAAGTACGCCGAAAAAAGAATAACTTCCCTTTTTTTAAACAAGAACAGCCCGTCTTGAATGCCAGGGCGGGCTGTTTTTTTATTTATTCCCGGTAGGAATGAATTACGCGATAAACGGATTCCAAGTTTTGCGGAATCTTGGACGCGGTTTTATCGAAACGCTCGACGTAGCGTTCATGAGCTTCTGCAATGGGTTCGACGGAGTCGACTGGGATGGAAATATGGCTCAAGGCGTCGGCAATGTCCCGATAGACGCCGCCTCCGATGCCCGCCAATATAGCGGCGCCGAGCATAGTGGCTTCCACGTCTTGCAATACATCCAAACTCCTGCCGCACATATCCGCCTTCATCTGCATCCAGAAAGGATTCTTTTGCCCGCCGCCCGCCGCGCGGATCGATTCCGCCTTCACGCCCAGACTCTGCTCGATGGCGCCAATCTGTTGATAGGTTTGATAGGACAAACCCTCGAATAGGGCGCGGGCGATGTCCCGGCGGTCGGTTTGCGTGTTGATTCCCAAAATCGTCCCCAGCGGATCGTAAGCTTGCGACGGCCCCATGCCGCGCACGAAGGCGGGCAGGAGATAGACGTTGTTGGCGCCGAGCGGCGCTTCCGCCGCTTCTTTGATGAGAACGTCGTAGGACGAACATTCTCGATAGAACTGGTTGCGCACCCATTCGATAACGCCTCCCGCGATCATCAGCGCCTGGCAGTTCCACCACCCCGGAGCGGCGTGGCATTCCCAATCCAAACCGTGGGAAAAATCCGCATCCGACGGGCGGCAGAAATCGGTAACGGCCATCAAGATTTCCCACGTCCCGTTGATGTCCAGAAATGTTTCCTTGCTGTGAATGCCGGAGCCGATGACGGCCAGTTCCGTATCATGTCCGCCGGTAGCGACGACGGTCCCGGCGGGAATGCCGCTCGTCTCGGCGGCCGCCTTCGTCACCTCGCCGACGCGGGCGCCGGAATCGTGCAGCGGACTCAAAAAATGCGCGGGAATCCCCACTTTCGCCAGCATCTCTTCCGCCCAAGTTCGCTTAGGCAGATCGAGACACATCATCGTGGAAGCGATAGTGAGTTCGGTGGAGAACTGGCCTGTAAGGCGATAAACGATGTAGTCCTGCACATGCAGCCAATAAGCGGCTTGTTCCAAAACTTGCGGTTGATTCTCTTGCAGCCAGAGAAAGCGATTAAGCGTGTTGATGGAATAATTATGATAGCCGGTGGTTTGATAAATCGCCTTCCGCCCCAATATTTCGCTGACTTTTTCCGCCTGCGCCGCCGTGCGCCCGCAATGCCAGCTGATGCAGGGATAGAGTTGCTTCTCTTCCTTGGACATAGGAACGCCATCGGCGCCGAATCCGGTTACGGCGACGCCTCGCACTTCCGGCGCTCCGCCTAATTCGCTCATTACTTTTTTCGAGCAGCCGCAGATGGAGTTCCATATTTCCTCCACATCCCAAATGCGCCATTCCGGCGGCGCATCGGGCTGCGGTTTGGGCGCATTGGGTGCGCTGGCGGATGTCAATAATTTGCCGTCCAAAGAGAAAGCGCCGGTTTTCACGCTGGTGGCGCCGATATCGATCGCAAGCAAAATCGCAGAATTCGACATGTTCATCACCTCATTCTTCCATCGAAATCAATCCGGAAAAGTATGAAATATCCATGAAAATATGGCAAGGAGGGGGGATAACGCTGGAGAATTAATTCCAAATTACGTTGGAGAAATCGATCGCTCATCGCGGCGATTCAAAGCCAGCCGGATTTCGCTGCTTACTTCTTCGTCTTTTTCATCCGGCAAGGCCGCCGCTAAACCATCGAATGCCTCATCGCCGCCGATTTCGCCCAAAGCCCAAGCGGCGTGCGCACGAATAGACGGCTCTGGATCGCGCAATGCATCAAGTAGAACTGGAACTGCGCGTCGATCGCGGCGGTTGCCTAAAGCCGCCGCCGCGTTGCGCAGCAGACCCCGCCGCTTGGCGCGCAAGATGGGGCTGCCTTTAAACCGTTGGCGAAACGCTT carries:
- a CDS encoding Gfo/Idh/MocA family oxidoreductase; this encodes MQLTEEQKFIGRRNFLKAVATLPPLAGFAYTATNAGPVKAAIIGTGMEGRVLITNSTPKYMYLIGSYDIRPDNMKLGLDAIKQSGHSPNPKAYESYDQMLEDTEVEAILIASPLKYHGPMAIRALEAGKHVFTEKTMAFEVEECAKAVQIAREKNLNLQVGHQRFYNPLYWDAYRMFAEGLLGNVYHIRGLWHRNTDWNYWIHVNPDLKQELLAMDPTKYGYKDIQQLVNWRWYSPVSRGMWTELASHQLAITNWFFGDEAPIAVQASGGKCKSQLDQDMLPDYTSIGDEAKRAEHRGYTVDDRDVDDHIYAIYEYSNKRTVTYSAIQSNRFDNYYEQIMGTRATIILSNENETYLFWESGWDETKSKKAGQETKVEIAKEDAAGAAFQAHNTGGAATGGGGSASFSPYDPYRWELEGFAHTIRTGAPNLCDGVRGTLAALACIRGQEALASGQKVKIERPAGI
- a CDS encoding DoxX family membrane protein, with amino-acid sequence MSNKEPRYRLTCAQQFFFVLLRIGIGWHFLREGWVKLAHPTWSAAPYLTGSWGPFSPYFNQMAANESLMAFTNFMMPWAIFLVGLGLMLGLFTRLSCLVGVVLLTMFYCAAPPFDLTFVTPETMKAAISASASPWIQYESWLHHAQWAGKMMIGNEGNYLIVNKNLVELLALLALLTINTGQIVGFDPYIRQFLRRHKTVAGPDAEQLQPVQ
- a CDS encoding FAD:protein FMN transferase, which produces MRRAMPTNRRSFFSEGFKKLAGQAAEALDLKNPLAFLGLDRSYVRMRREAMASHFEVIFGTYEKAQARETGMYVLDEIDRFDYLLNIWRGRSELKEVNERAALEPVPVGEEIAEMVKLAKRIHRETEGAFDITTTPLSRCWGFFQRKGVIPHPEDIEAAKKRIGMDGIALDEERKTIQFTKPDIEITPASIGKGLALDHAMKIARDRGLKDVLLNGGFSSVLASGAPAWKESWQIDVRNPFDCERPIARLQLKNQGFSSSGSEEQFFLHEGKRYGHIIDPRTGWPSCKVFSVSVVAPTAALAEALSTAFCVMGVEKTLEYCENRKDKDIGAILIPMPDDKGRSEIIASNFNTDCVEVLIKSCQTKNRDIV
- a CDS encoding DUF362 domain-containing protein, with the translated sequence MNPIVAIERCDSYRLSAVRGAVENALAPLGGMPAFVKRGDRVLLKPNLLFAKPAEMAVTTHPALVEAVALMVLDCGGIPVIGDSPPMTSALRAARACGVAAAAQRCGVEIVEFRHPASVFRRQPILTAGVAVPQMEKSLLEMDVIINLPKFKSHQQMLLTCAVKNLYGCVVARRKAFWHFRLRRNPLLFAEMLLALLERISPELTIVDAVVGMEGNGPGHGQPKPIGLILAGRNAIAIDRVAAEIVNIPWKEHFVLNAAEHLGFDGVDLKNIRVEGLPLDEARVEAFQIPDLSPIGFSIAHLIKGLIKYIRYRLVSKTKSVH
- a CDS encoding response regulator — its product is MQEGTILIVDDEEMIRDLLVDMLTESGNYRIFTAVNGKEALDIAFREEVDLVLTDLRMPVMGGMELLAELRKRQPEIAVVILTGFGRREDVIEALRLGASNFLMKPQEVEMINTIASKILRMRFKEKLEQRIFDYFVEEDQLYYIPSDPKFTLPLIDLITEKIAKIGICDQSELMNTRLALDEALTNAIVHGNLEIDSNSKGATLEELIQFNELVKTKISLEPYCSRIVKVGARMTKKKAVFTIEDEGKGFDWKETTIDKEIDEMLVNHGRGLILIRAFMSQVDFNEKGNQITMIKEKSD
- a CDS encoding ATP-binding cassette domain-containing protein, which encodes MIVAENLKKVFSRVTAIDDVSFEMAEGEILGFLGPNGAGKTTTMRILTGYSPPTSGRAIVGGHDVRTAPLEVRKIIGYLPENTPLYLDMDVLSYLGFVAQVKNIAPGDRAASIREAMDETGISDVAQRTVGKLSKGYRQRVGLAQALLGNPKVLILDEPTVGLDPNQIREIRQLIKNMSGKRTVILSTHILPEVSMICDRVLIIHEGRIVASDAVGELSRRLAKSTIIRLVLRAPSSEINDALSDLKGVQKIESSELPDRGFCQVMIEANPQFDIRPDIVNRVAGRGWPLYEIRSMDPTLEDIFVEIIAGENKEA
- a CDS encoding ABC transporter permease, which produces MKNAWAIYKRELRAYFFSPLAYVMYVLFLVVCAVFFNMYFSMYIRWSQMAMMQRQMGAPQLPNYTETVLLGITGVMTFILLFIVPMISMRLFAEEKKLGTLELLFTYPIKDIEVLMGKFLAALTVLIGMLTLTFVYVLLSNIVVADQTYIPAVLASYLGVLLVGSAFLSLGIFASALTENQIVAGMVSFTSLLVLWMIGFVDEIQPNTFLGKICNEISVYAHFDEFGKGVITTGHAAYYILFSVFFLFFTLRILESNRWRG
- a CDS encoding Gldg family protein; this translates as MSSKNNVLGILGIVLAALGLLVWVIRMELVAYAAAPLALGGVLILIYAAMNINFLMEKLTGRAAMEGANMAVSIAVFLAIVIFLEMLFANHSARFDMTEAKKFSLADQTINMVKGLKEPIHALFLINPQTPRQTEQAKDLLALYAFYSNQFTYELLDPEKNPEKVEKLAPVTLGAIYVSAKEERREKVDPVNENTLTNALMKLIKTSQKVIYFTTGHTERSISSEEEEGISGIKQLIEEEGYKVQELQLFNTGEVPNDAAMVVIVRPKTPFFEPEITALQNYLSYGGKLIALIDPETNSGLEKFLDENYGVVLGNDWIVENNKMLQLFGGSPIAPLIAELGDHEITRAFGNSVPGIVFPIVRSVTPKSPLPEGVNVTELVKTSKMSWAETNIKKLMDEKQALLDEGEDKAGPVAIAVAVTMPAKVKIAEVTEEKKTDAENPEEKKEEPETRLIVFGDSDFINNQQYMRGLDLLMNSLNWLSKQEDMISIRPKDDKGEAIIVTPVQANLVFYTSLVALPSCVAIFGFVICLMKRFRG